A stretch of Camelina sativa cultivar DH55 chromosome 18, Cs, whole genome shotgun sequence DNA encodes these proteins:
- the LOC104760703 gene encoding allene oxide synthase, chloroplastic, which yields MAYSVSTPFPISLHPKTVRSRPLKFRVLTRPIRASGSDLAVESRTGSKDLPIRSIPGSYGLPIVGPISDRWDYFYNQGPEEFFKSRIRKYNSTVYRVNMPPGAFIAENPQVVALLDGKSFQVLFDVDKVEKKDLFTGTFMPSTELTGGYRILSYLDPSEPKHAKLKTLLFFLLKSARNRIFPEFRATYSELFDSLEKELSLKGKAEFGGSSDAAAFNFLAKAFYGTNPADTKLKADAPGLITKWVLFNLHPLLTAGLPRVIEEPLLHTFSLPPALVKSDYNRLYEFFYESAGEILVEADNLGISREEATHNLLFATCFNTWGGMKILFPNMVKRIGRAGQKVHIRLAEEIRSVIKSNGGELTMGAIEKMELTKSVVYECLRFEPPVPAQYARAKRDMVIESHDAAFKVKAGEMLYGYQPLATKDPKIFDRADEFVPERFVGEEGEKLLRHVLWSNGPETETPTVGNKQCAGKDFVVLVARLFVIELFRRYDSFDIEVGKSALGSSVNFSSLRKASF from the coding sequence ATGGCTTACTCAGTTTCAACTCCTTTCCCAATCTCTCTTCACCCAAAGACCGTTCGTTCAAGGCCGTTGAAATTTCGAGTTCTGACCCGTCCGATCAGAGCCTCCGGATCAGATCTAGCCGTAGAGTCACGAACCGGATCTAAAGATCTCCCGATCCGTAGCATACCCGGAAGCTACGGTTTACCAATCGTTGGACCAATCAGTGACCGTTGGGATTACTTTTACAACCAAGGACCTGAAGAGTTCTTCAAATCTCGCATCCGTAAATACAACTCTACCGTCTACAGAGTCAACATGCCACCTGGTGCTTTCATAGCCGAGAATCCACAAGTCGTTGCTCTGCTCGACGGTAAAAGCTTCCAAGTTTTATTCGACGTCGATAAAGTCGAAAAGAAAGATCTCTTCACCGGTACTTTCATGCCATCAACTGAGCTTACCGGCGGCTACCGTATCCTCTCTTACCTTGACCCGTCGGAGCCTAAACACGCTAAGCTCAAAACActtcttttcttcctcctcaagTCAGCTCGAAACCGGATCTTCCCGGAGTTTCGAGCAACTTACTCGGAGCTATTCGATTCTCTTGAGAAAGAGCTTTCCCTTAAAGGAAAAGCCGAATTCGGCGGCTCCAGTGATGCAGCCGCCTTTAATTTCTTGGCTAAAGCTTTCTACGGGACGAATCCCGCAGATACAAAGCTTAAAGCCGATGCGCCGGGTCTCATCACTAAATGGGTCTTGTTCAACCTTCACCCTTTGCTCACTGCTGGTTTACCAAGGGTTATAGAAGAGCCTCTCCTCCACACCTTTAGTTTACCACCAGCGTTGGTCAAATCTGATTACAATAGACTCTACGAGTTTTTCTACGAATCAGCCGGTGAAATTCTCGTTGAAGCCGATAATTTGGGTATCTCGCGAGAAGAAGCGACACACAACCTACTCTTCGCCACGTGCTTCAACACGTGGGGTGGGATGAAGATACTGTTCCCGAATATGGTTAAACGGATCGGGCGAGCGGGTCAAAAAGTCCATATCCGGTTAGCGGAGGAGATTCGATCCGTGATTAAATCCAACGGCGGAGAATTAACGATGGGTGCGATTGAGAAGATGGAGTTAACCAAATCAGTGGTTTACGAATGTCTCCGGTTTGAACCGCCGGTTCCGGCTCAATACGCTAGAGCGAAGAGGGATATGGTGATCGAGAGCCACGACGCGGCGTTTAAAGTGAAAGCCGGTGAAATGCTCTACGGTTACCAACCGTTGGCGACGAAGGATCCGAAGATTTTTGATCGGGCGGATGAGTTTGTGCCGGAGAGATTTGTcggagaggaaggagagaagCTTTTGCGGCATGTGTTGTGGTCTAATGGACCGGAGACGGAGACTCCCACAGTGGGGAATAAACAGTGCGCCGGTAAGGATTTCGTTGTTTTGGTGGCGAGGTTGTTCGTGATTGAGCTTTTCCGGCGATATGATTCGTTTGATATTGAGGTTGGTAAGTCGGCGTTAGGTAGCTCCGTTAATTTCTCGTCGTTAAGGAAAGCTAGCTTTTAG